The following coding sequences are from one Selenomonas sputigena ATCC 35185 window:
- the cysS gene encoding cysteine--tRNA ligase — MLRVYNTLTREKEEFKPLEPGKASIYCCGVTPYNDPHIGNARPFVTWDVVRRYLEKKGYAVHYVQNFTDIDDKIIRRAKEAGETWKELADHYIAEYFKAIDALNVRRADAYPRVSEHIADVLAVIEKLIEKGYAYALDGDVYYSVERFAGYGKLSGRSLDDMQAGARVGVDERKHHPMDFALWKAAKPGEPSWDSPWGKGRPGWHIECSTMSMKYLGETFDFHGGGSDLIFPHHENEIAQAQACTGDDHSFARYWLHNGFITIHDEKMSKSKNNFFTVKDILEKYAGEVVRFFIVQTHYRSPLDFTDERLVEAKTSLARLKNSWDNAAELSSRKDESSGSAKSLLAAAMEAKAAFYEAMDDDFNTALAISHLFSLSKEINIYYNEVTTGAAAFDAANFAKVRAVYAEMAEVIGIFEAKEEKAADGLVDSLMELLLNLRQKAREEKNWALADHLRDELKARGVVIEDTPQGARWKRA, encoded by the coding sequence ATGCTGAGGGTTTACAATACGCTGACGCGCGAGAAAGAGGAATTCAAGCCCCTTGAGCCGGGCAAGGCGAGCATCTACTGCTGCGGCGTGACGCCGTACAACGACCCGCATATTGGCAACGCGCGTCCCTTTGTCACATGGGACGTCGTGCGCCGCTATCTCGAGAAGAAGGGCTATGCCGTGCACTACGTGCAGAACTTCACGGACATCGACGACAAGATCATCCGCCGTGCAAAGGAGGCGGGCGAGACGTGGAAGGAACTCGCCGATCACTACATCGCAGAATACTTCAAGGCGATCGACGCGCTCAACGTGCGCCGCGCCGACGCCTATCCGCGCGTTTCGGAGCATATTGCGGACGTGCTCGCCGTGATCGAAAAGCTCATCGAGAAGGGCTATGCCTATGCGCTCGACGGCGACGTCTACTACAGCGTGGAGCGCTTCGCGGGCTACGGCAAGCTCAGCGGCCGCTCCTTGGACGACATGCAGGCGGGCGCACGCGTCGGCGTCGACGAGCGCAAGCATCATCCGATGGATTTCGCGCTGTGGAAGGCGGCGAAGCCCGGAGAGCCGTCTTGGGACAGTCCGTGGGGCAAGGGGCGTCCGGGCTGGCACATCGAGTGTTCAACGATGTCGATGAAGTATCTGGGCGAGACGTTCGACTTCCACGGCGGCGGCAGCGATCTCATCTTCCCGCATCACGAGAACGAGATCGCACAGGCGCAGGCATGCACGGGCGACGACCACAGCTTCGCTCGCTACTGGCTGCACAACGGCTTCATCACGATCCATGACGAGAAGATGTCGAAGTCGAAAAACAACTTCTTCACGGTCAAGGACATTTTGGAGAAATACGCGGGAGAGGTCGTGCGCTTCTTCATCGTGCAGACGCACTACCGCAGTCCGCTCGATTTCACCGACGAGCGCTTGGTGGAGGCGAAGACGAGCCTCGCACGCCTCAAGAATTCGTGGGACAATGCCGCAGAGCTCTCGTCGCGCAAGGACGAGAGCTCTGGCAGCGCGAAGTCGCTTTTGGCAGCGGCGATGGAAGCCAAGGCCGCGTTCTATGAAGCGATGGACGACGATTTCAATACGGCGCTCGCCATCAGCCACCTTTTCTCCCTATCGAAGGAAATCAATATCTATTACAACGAGGTCACGACGGGCGCAGCTGCTTTCGACGCGGCGAACTTCGCCAAGGTTCGTGCCGTCTACGCCGAGATGGCGGAAGTCATCGGCATCTTCGAGGCGAAGGAAGAAAAGGCGGCGGACGGACTTGTCGACAGCCTTATGGAACTTCTCCTCAATCTGCGCCAGAAGGCGCGTGAGGAGAAGAATTGGGCGCTCGCCGATCATCTGCGCGACGAACTCAAGGCTCGCGGCGTCGTCATCGAGGATACGCCGCAGGGCGCAAGGTGGAAGCGCGCATGA
- a CDS encoding Mini-ribonuclease 3 produces the protein MRFDRFRAIVGSMFTPDGEGGIAERYEGIDVRLASPLVLAYIGDAYFHLFVRTRLLSFEQSQVHVLSDFAAQIVSAVWQAKAYHAIEERLTERERGIFRRGRNAKSHAPRRASVAEYHASTGFEALLGTLFLEKDTERLDEIAEWAFQAIAQGMMAEIAAKRGRRVKKGAAE, from the coding sequence ATGAGGTTTGATCGCTTTCGCGCCATCGTCGGTTCAATGTTCACGCCCGACGGCGAGGGCGGCATCGCCGAGCGCTACGAAGGAATCGATGTGCGCCTCGCCAGCCCCCTCGTGCTCGCCTACATCGGTGATGCCTACTTCCATCTCTTCGTGCGCACGCGCCTTCTATCCTTCGAGCAGTCGCAGGTGCACGTCCTGAGCGATTTCGCCGCGCAGATCGTCTCGGCGGTCTGGCAGGCGAAGGCATATCACGCGATTGAGGAGCGTCTGACGGAGCGCGAGCGCGGCATCTTCCGCCGCGGCAGGAACGCGAAGAGCCATGCGCCGCGCCGCGCGAGCGTCGCCGAGTACCATGCGAGCACAGGCTTCGAGGCGCTTCTTGGCACGCTGTTTTTGGAAAAAGATACGGAGCGTTTGGACGAGATCGCCGAATGGGCGTTTCAGGCCATCGCGCAGGGCATGATGGCGGAGATTGCCGCTAAACGCGGACGGCGCGTGAAGAAAGGGGCGGCTGAATGA
- the thyX gene encoding FAD-dependent thymidylate synthase translates to MEIQLIAKTPNYLKTCWTAARTCYSADSPIELLAEEKSEADMLRLLERIMTSKHLSVVEHCSMTFAVKGVSRTLLAQYSRHRIGVSLSVQSQRYVSEQSEKQADGIFAHVVPETIREKEAAYVRYMETMQVIQKAYDDLLAIGVAKQDARFVLPGAACTNFVTTLNLRSFMDVYEKRVTTPGAQWEIRNMMLKMRDLLVEEEPWLARYIVKPEVR, encoded by the coding sequence TTGGAAATACAGTTGATTGCAAAGACGCCGAATTACCTCAAAACGTGCTGGACGGCGGCGCGTACCTGCTACAGCGCGGATTCGCCCATCGAGCTTCTGGCCGAGGAAAAGAGCGAGGCGGATATGCTGCGCCTGTTGGAGCGCATCATGACGAGCAAGCACCTCTCGGTCGTCGAGCACTGCTCGATGACGTTTGCCGTCAAGGGCGTCTCGCGCACGCTTCTCGCGCAGTATTCGCGCCACCGCATCGGCGTGTCGCTGAGCGTCCAGAGCCAGCGCTACGTTTCGGAGCAGTCGGAAAAGCAGGCGGACGGCATCTTCGCCCACGTCGTGCCCGAGACGATTCGTGAGAAAGAAGCGGCGTATGTGCGCTATATGGAAACGATGCAGGTGATTCAAAAGGCCTACGACGATCTTCTCGCGATCGGCGTGGCGAAGCAGGACGCACGCTTCGTGCTGCCGGGCGCGGCATGCACGAATTTCGTGACGACGCTCAACCTGCGTTCCTTCATGGACGTCTACGAAAAGCGCGTGACGACGCCGGGCGCACAGTGGGAGATCCGCAACATGATGCTCAAGATGCGCGACCTCCTCGTCGAAGAAGAGCCGTGGCTCGCGAGGTATATCGTGAAGCCCGAAGTGCGCTGA
- the rlmB gene encoding 23S rRNA (guanosine(2251)-2'-O)-methyltransferase RlmB, with amino-acid sequence METKQKKRPAKEERTVLKRGGRQEERRDAPSADEILVGRNAVFEALKAGRGINRILVAQGAKEAALAPLLSLAREQGVPVRASKREKLDQLAPDMRHQGVIAYAAPVAYASLDDVFACAEEKGEPPLLLLLDEIEDPHNFGALLRTADAAGVHGVLVPERRGCALTATVAKTSAGAVEHVRVVRIGNIVQEMKRLKERGLWFVGADMAGDEDMFHADLTGALCIVIGSEGKGLGRLVKETCDFLVRIPMHGAINSLNASVAGALLMYEARRARLLGRA; translated from the coding sequence ATGGAAACGAAGCAGAAGAAACGGCCTGCGAAGGAAGAGCGGACGGTCTTGAAGCGCGGCGGGAGGCAGGAAGAGCGGCGCGATGCGCCTTCTGCCGATGAGATTCTCGTCGGCAGGAACGCCGTCTTCGAGGCGCTGAAGGCAGGGCGCGGCATCAATCGCATCCTCGTCGCGCAGGGCGCGAAGGAGGCGGCGCTCGCGCCGCTTCTCTCGCTTGCACGCGAGCAGGGCGTGCCCGTGCGGGCGAGCAAGCGAGAGAAGCTCGACCAGCTCGCGCCCGACATGCGCCACCAGGGTGTCATCGCCTATGCTGCGCCCGTTGCCTACGCCTCGCTCGATGATGTCTTCGCGTGCGCCGAGGAAAAGGGCGAACCGCCTCTCCTCCTGCTGCTCGATGAGATCGAAGATCCGCACAACTTCGGCGCGCTCCTGCGCACGGCGGACGCGGCGGGCGTGCACGGCGTGCTCGTGCCCGAGCGCCGCGGCTGCGCGCTGACGGCGACGGTCGCCAAGACCTCGGCAGGCGCCGTCGAGCATGTGCGCGTCGTGCGCATCGGCAACATCGTGCAGGAGATGAAGCGCCTCAAGGAGCGCGGCCTCTGGTTCGTCGGCGCCGATATGGCGGGCGATGAGGACATGTTCCATGCCGACTTGACGGGGGCTTTGTGCATCGTCATCGGCAGCGAGGGCAAGGGACTCGGCCGCCTCGTCAAGGAGACGTGCGACTTTCTCGTGCGCATCCCGATGCACGGGGCGATCAACTCACTCAACGCTTCGGTCGCCGGGGCGCTCCTCATGTACGAGGCGAGGCGCGCGCGCCTCTTGGGAAGGGCGTAA
- a CDS encoding NYN domain-containing protein produces the protein MAKKREHFIIDGYNVIHALPELASCAGDLAEARDRLLHLLMEYGAYEKYDMTVVFDALFASGEEHREQVAPHFEVIYTGEGVTADSCIERLAYESVRTSREVHVVTSDGAEQSAILGAGAYRISSTELWRRVKKTKKKIADEYLGEVTLPLSRNEVGSRIDSRTAAKLDALRKRSR, from the coding sequence ATGGCGAAGAAGCGTGAACACTTCATCATCGACGGCTACAACGTCATCCATGCGCTGCCCGAGCTGGCCTCCTGCGCGGGCGACCTTGCAGAAGCGCGTGACCGCTTGCTTCACCTGCTCATGGAATACGGCGCTTACGAAAAATACGATATGACCGTCGTCTTTGACGCTCTCTTTGCAAGCGGCGAAGAGCACAGAGAACAGGTCGCGCCGCACTTCGAGGTCATCTACACGGGCGAAGGCGTGACGGCGGACAGCTGCATCGAGCGCCTTGCCTATGAATCCGTGCGCACCTCGCGCGAGGTGCACGTCGTGACCTCCGACGGCGCCGAGCAGTCGGCGATCCTCGGCGCAGGCGCCTATCGCATCTCATCGACGGAGCTTTGGCGGCGCGTGAAGAAGACGAAGAAAAAGATTGCCGACGAGTACTTGGGCGAAGTGACGCTGCCCCTTTCGCGCAACGAAGTCGGCTCGCGCATCGACAGCCGCACGGCGGCGAAGCTCGACGCTCTGCGAAAGCGAAGCCGCTGA
- the sigH gene encoding RNA polymerase sporulation sigma factor SigH, producing MEAEMRDSGNDTRFEGFDGLTDEEVISRIKENCSNIALDYLINKYRNFVRAKARSYFLIGADREDIVQEGMIGLYKAIRDFRNDRLSSFRAFAELCVTRQIITAIKTATRQKHIPLNSYISLNKPIYDEDSDRTLLDILPGARVSNPEELVISQEEFVDIEEKMEEILSDLEWRVLMSYLDGKSYQEIAVDLDRHVKSIDNALQRVKRKLERYMENRGDEVDITTVYRGLSTINHRMHDALDAQMQRK from the coding sequence ATGGAAGCGGAAATGAGAGACAGCGGCAATGATACACGGTTTGAAGGATTTGACGGCCTGACGGATGAGGAAGTCATTTCCAGGATCAAGGAAAATTGCAGCAACATCGCTCTGGATTACTTGATCAACAAGTATCGCAACTTCGTTCGCGCGAAGGCGCGCTCCTACTTCCTCATCGGCGCTGACCGCGAGGACATCGTGCAGGAGGGCATGATCGGCCTTTACAAGGCGATTCGCGATTTCCGCAACGACCGCCTTTCGTCCTTTCGCGCGTTTGCTGAGCTCTGCGTGACGCGCCAGATCATCACGGCGATCAAGACGGCGACGCGCCAGAAGCACATCCCGCTGAATTCATACATATCGCTCAACAAGCCGATTTACGATGAGGATTCCGACCGCACGCTCCTTGATATTCTGCCGGGAGCACGCGTTTCGAATCCGGAGGAGCTCGTCATCAGTCAGGAAGAGTTCGTCGACATCGAGGAAAAGATGGAAGAGATCCTGAGCGATCTCGAATGGCGCGTGCTCATGAGCTACCTCGACGGCAAGTCGTATCAGGAGATCGCCGTCGACCTCGACCGCCATGTCAAGTCCATCGACAATGCGCTGCAGCGCGTGAAGCGCAAGCTGGAGCGCTACATGGAAAACCGCGGGGACGAGGTTGACATCACGACGGTCTACCGAGGTTTGAGCACGATCAATCATCGTATGCACGATGCCCTTGACGCCCAGATGCAGCGGAAATAG
- a CDS encoding HAD family hydrolase produces the protein MRKAVFFDLDGTIIDVTHKRPLPTEAVRTAIHRLQEAGHYAFVATGRPYSFIEQGLLDLGFDGFVLMNGAVVMVGGEIIFQKPLPPPLVCRIVRLAQEKGLDFCQESVDFTYMGAECKGLEAFFRSFDVPLDFFRRDFSWRDVVTYKMEFYAAERTSFADFLQLPGVTGLVDAAHGRNFELYSAHESKGTGILHALEYIGVPVEESYAFGDGENDIEMMQTVAHALVMGNANESLLPHAETVVPTVLEDGAAWGIEHCILQND, from the coding sequence ATGAGAAAGGCGGTTTTCTTCGACCTCGACGGCACGATCATCGATGTCACGCACAAGAGGCCGCTGCCCACTGAGGCGGTGCGCACGGCGATCCACCGTCTGCAGGAAGCGGGGCACTATGCCTTCGTTGCCACGGGGCGTCCGTACAGCTTCATCGAGCAGGGGCTGCTCGACCTCGGCTTCGACGGCTTCGTGCTCATGAACGGCGCCGTCGTCATGGTCGGCGGTGAAATCATCTTTCAGAAGCCTCTGCCACCGCCGCTCGTCTGCCGCATCGTGCGTCTGGCGCAGGAGAAGGGCTTGGACTTTTGCCAGGAGAGCGTGGACTTCACCTACATGGGCGCGGAATGCAAGGGGCTGGAAGCCTTCTTCAGGAGCTTCGACGTGCCGCTTGACTTCTTTCGCCGTGACTTTTCTTGGCGCGATGTTGTGACCTACAAGATGGAGTTTTATGCTGCAGAGCGCACGTCCTTTGCGGACTTCCTGCAGCTTCCGGGCGTCACGGGTCTCGTCGATGCGGCGCACGGCAGGAACTTCGAGCTGTATTCCGCGCACGAATCGAAGGGCACGGGCATCCTTCATGCACTCGAATACATCGGCGTTCCCGTGGAAGAAAGCTACGCTTTCGGCGACGGCGAGAACGACATTGAGATGATGCAGACCGTCGCGCACGCCCTCGTCATGGGGAACGCCAACGAGAGTCTGCTGCCCCATGCTGAGACTGTCGTGCCCACGGTGCTGGAAGACGGTGCGGCGTGGGGAATCGAACACTGCATCTTGCAGAACGATTGA
- a CDS encoding ComEC/Rec2 family competence protein, with product MKKMLGMLAALVFACTLLAGCMGAPNAAQEAAQAKGGALNVKVLDVGQGDAILIRTADQTIFIDTGDLDEHPKLEAALKKENIKTVDKLIITHPHADHLGGASVLFKNCEVKAVYDNGEPTTTKFYRDYLKTIKSKNIPYKALVDGDVLDFGGGVSFHVLSPTAEMVKEGGKKNGKPNLNINSIVGRLEYGDFTMLFTGDAEKETENSTLSRHSAADLKSLVLKAPHHGSKTSSTAAFLKATAPEVVAISCGAGNDYGHPHKEVLERYKKFNIKVYRTDQGGTIAVTSDGKTYSVKEEK from the coding sequence ATGAAGAAAATGCTGGGTATGCTCGCCGCACTCGTTTTTGCCTGCACGCTGCTGGCAGGCTGCATGGGAGCGCCGAACGCGGCGCAGGAAGCGGCGCAGGCGAAGGGCGGCGCTCTAAACGTCAAGGTGCTCGACGTCGGGCAGGGCGACGCTATCCTCATACGAACGGCAGATCAGACCATATTCATCGACACGGGCGACCTCGACGAACATCCGAAGCTCGAAGCGGCGCTCAAGAAAGAAAACATTAAGACGGTCGACAAGCTCATCATCACCCATCCCCATGCCGACCATCTGGGCGGCGCTTCCGTCCTCTTCAAGAACTGCGAAGTCAAGGCGGTCTATGATAACGGCGAGCCGACGACGACGAAGTTCTACCGCGACTACCTGAAGACCATCAAGTCGAAGAACATTCCCTACAAGGCGCTTGTCGACGGCGATGTGCTCGACTTTGGCGGCGGCGTTTCGTTTCACGTTCTGAGTCCGACGGCCGAGATGGTGAAGGAGGGGGGCAAGAAGAACGGCAAGCCGAACCTCAACATCAACTCGATTGTCGGCAGGCTCGAATACGGCGACTTCACGATGCTCTTCACGGGCGATGCAGAAAAGGAGACGGAGAACTCGACGCTCTCGCGCCACAGCGCGGCCGACCTCAAGAGCCTCGTCCTCAAGGCGCCGCACCACGGCAGCAAGACATCGTCGACGGCGGCATTTTTGAAGGCGACGGCGCCCGAGGTCGTCGCGATCTCCTGCGGCGCGGGCAACGATTACGGGCATCCGCACAAGGAAGTCCTCGAAAGATACAAGAAGTTCAACATCAAGGTCTATCGCACCGACCAAGGCGGCACGATTGCAGTAACCTCGGACGGCAAGACCTACAGCGTGAAGGAGGAAAAGTAA
- a CDS encoding DUF3006 domain-containing protein, with product MAFAVIDRFEEEKAVLLVGEEEKKVVFPADELPAGLSEGDYIRWEISFDEERTKAAREEAEALLQSLKGD from the coding sequence ATGGCATTTGCCGTCATCGATCGCTTCGAGGAAGAAAAGGCGGTTCTCCTCGTGGGAGAGGAAGAGAAGAAGGTTGTCTTTCCCGCGGATGAACTGCCCGCAGGGCTTTCTGAGGGCGATTATATTCGCTGGGAGATTTCCTTTGACGAGGAGCGCACGAAGGCGGCGCGCGAAGAAGCGGAGGCGCTTTTGCAGAGTCTCAAGGGAGATTGA
- a CDS encoding N-acetylmuramoyl-L-alanine amidase family protein, whose product MVFLFKRFFLSVSLFLMALMLFAPEAFAARALELNDLQYQVVEEDGRSVLRIEIGMSRADVSYTVQKDSAKPKHLIVAVQDAKLGAMRTDATLDGTLGRFMTLREEGRRGVEIMVSFASEVEEQNYAVYTLPADRSAKKPDRLVIDVMTPVAAPVPAFVAPDGIEGVAGHTIVLDPGHGGSDSGAVGPNGVREKDVALQVAQKVQRLLEGAGAHVVMTRTTDRDVYGPNASNGEELQARVDVAERTPGAELFLSIHCNAFSSPTANGTETYSYYGSIEGGRLAAILQEELLAAGGLRDRGAKEANLYVLKHSSMPASLVELAFISNEREEALLTSEDFQNKMAFAIAKGLSRFFVGG is encoded by the coding sequence GTGGTTTTTTTGTTCAAACGATTTTTTTTGTCCGTCAGCCTTTTCCTTATGGCGCTCATGCTCTTTGCCCCCGAGGCTTTCGCCGCGCGGGCGCTTGAACTCAATGACCTCCAGTATCAGGTGGTCGAGGAGGATGGACGCAGCGTGCTGCGCATCGAGATCGGCATGAGTCGTGCGGATGTTTCCTATACGGTTCAGAAAGATTCGGCGAAGCCCAAGCATCTGATCGTGGCCGTGCAGGATGCGAAACTCGGCGCCATGCGCACGGATGCGACGCTTGACGGCACACTCGGACGCTTCATGACGCTGCGCGAGGAGGGACGGCGCGGCGTGGAGATCATGGTTTCCTTCGCCTCGGAGGTGGAGGAGCAGAATTACGCCGTCTACACGCTGCCTGCCGATCGCAGCGCGAAGAAGCCGGATCGCCTTGTCATTGACGTGATGACGCCCGTCGCTGCTCCTGTGCCGGCTTTTGTTGCACCCGATGGCATCGAAGGCGTCGCCGGGCATACGATCGTGCTCGATCCCGGACACGGCGGCAGTGATTCGGGCGCGGTCGGCCCGAATGGCGTGCGTGAAAAGGATGTGGCTCTCCAGGTGGCGCAGAAGGTGCAGCGTCTCTTGGAAGGTGCAGGTGCGCACGTCGTGATGACGCGCACGACGGATCGCGACGTCTACGGTCCGAACGCTTCGAACGGAGAGGAACTGCAGGCGCGTGTCGATGTCGCCGAGCGCACGCCGGGAGCGGAGCTGTTCTTGAGCATCCACTGCAACGCTTTTTCCAGCCCGACGGCGAACGGCACGGAAACGTATTCGTACTATGGATCGATCGAGGGCGGCAGGCTCGCCGCCATCCTGCAGGAAGAGCTTCTTGCGGCGGGCGGCCTGCGGGATCGCGGTGCGAAGGAGGCAAACCTCTACGTGCTCAAGCATTCGAGCATGCCTGCCTCTCTTGTTGAGCTTGCTTTCATCTCGAATGAACGCGAAGAAGCTCTCTTGACCTCGGAGGATTTTCAAAACAAGATGGCATTTGCCATAGCGAAGGGGCTGAGCCGCTTCTTTGTGGGCGGATAA
- a CDS encoding GerMN domain-containing protein, which produces MKIMKSMLALLMLLTLLLAVGCGADDKSKGADTPAADKPAATDKKDAGAKNGSAKPAEKIGIKVYYPDDNGMKLVAEMRTVETTQDGKYKASMESLLSGTKAKGVITIIPKKTKLKSVAVKDGIATVDFSEDLVKNFAGGSTGEEMLVGSIVNTLTEFPEVKSVQILLEGKKVDSLAGHLDTSKPLKRMTELL; this is translated from the coding sequence ATGAAAATCATGAAATCCATGCTCGCGCTCCTCATGCTTCTGACGCTTCTCCTTGCTGTGGGCTGCGGCGCAGACGACAAATCCAAGGGTGCGGACACGCCGGCGGCGGACAAGCCGGCGGCGACGGACAAGAAGGACGCGGGGGCGAAGAACGGCTCGGCCAAGCCGGCAGAAAAGATCGGCATCAAGGTCTACTATCCCGACGACAACGGCATGAAGCTCGTAGCCGAGATGCGCACGGTCGAGACGACGCAGGACGGCAAGTACAAGGCGTCGATGGAATCCCTGCTCTCGGGCACGAAGGCGAAGGGCGTCATCACGATCATCCCCAAGAAGACGAAGCTCAAGAGCGTCGCAGTCAAGGACGGCATTGCGACCGTCGATTTCAGCGAAGACCTCGTCAAGAACTTTGCAGGAGGCTCGACGGGCGAAGAAATGCTCGTCGGATCCATCGTCAACACCCTGACCGAGTTCCCCGAGGTGAAGTCCGTGCAGATCCTCCTCGAAGGAAAGAAAGTCGACTCTCTGGCCGGTCATCTCGACACGTCGAAGCCACTCAAGCGCATGACAGAACTTCTGTGA
- a CDS encoding type II toxin-antitoxin system RelB/DinJ family antitoxin, with the protein MAQAVVNFSMDAVLKEQMEQTCHAMGLTMASAFTMFAAKVTREQRIPFEVSADPFYSEANMERLRKSIAQMEATGGTNDHLTANKRGCHT; encoded by the coding sequence ATGGCACAGGCAGTTGTAAATTTTTCTATGGATGCAGTCTTGAAAGAGCAGATGGAGCAAACATGCCATGCGATGGGTCTGACAATGGCATCCGCCTTCACGATGTTTGCTGCAAAAGTCACGCGAGAGCAGCGCATTCCTTTTGAAGTATCCGCCGACCCCTTTTACAGCGAAGCTAATATGGAGCGGCTGCGAAAATCCATCGCCCAAATGGAAGCAACCGGCGGTACAAATGACCATCTTACAGCAAACAAAAGGGGCTGTCACACTTAG